The genome window GCCACCGCGAAGACGTAGCACGCCAGACGGTACGGCTTCAGCCACCTGACCAGCACAGAGACAACACTGGATGAGACCCGTCCAAACGGCAGACACTGCATGTTCAGGTTCTGTTCCATCAAACTGATCTAACTGCTCCCACTAAGCAGCTGCTGGGATGATTACCAGTCACATCccacctcttcctgctgctggcctTTTCCATAGGGATCTGATCTTTACTAACAGTAAActaacaatacacaataaaaaagCATCTTTGGACTTGAACTAAAGGCTGGTGACCTGGTTTAACTAGTTAGTTCGAGGTGAGACGTGGTACCTGCGGTCCGTCAGCCACCCGAAGGTGACGTTCCCCACGATGTCGACGATGCCCAGGATGGACATGAGGAAGGCGGCCTGCTGGTGGCTGACGTCAGCGCTCAGAGCGTAGGGCACCAGGTAGACGAAGgggaggctgcagccgctggccagcagcaggatggaCACGGCCAGGCCCAGGAAGtccggcagcagcaggaagcggtACTCCTTACTGGAGAGACAGTACGAGCTGAGGCCCCTCCTCTGAGCCGAGGGCAGAGCTCCAAGCTCGGCGTCCTTCGATGACCCCACACCTGCACAAAACGACATCTCAGCTCGTTTTGTGCGCCAAGGATGAGCTGTGGGTCGGTGCTGTCCAGCTCCTCACCACATCTGTCCTCCCCCGCTgactcccccccctcctccccgttCTCTGTCAGTTGCAGTGGTCGCAGCAGAGCTCCACAGACGCAGAGGTTGCTGACCATGGCGCTCAGGACCAGCAGCGCCCCCCTCCACGTGTACAGCTCAATCAGCTCCTGCACGGCTGGTGCCAACACGAAGGTCCCGATGCCGCTGCCAGACATGGCGATGCCGTAGGCCAGCGCCTTCTTCTGCTGGAAGTAACAGCCAACTGTGGCGATGGCCGGGGTGTAGCACAGAGCAAAGCCCAGACCTTGAAGGAGGAGATTAATACTGAGAAACCCGCAAGGCAGATGGTGATGCTGGGCCAAAGGTGCTGACCTGTCAGGATGCCCAAGCTGAAGTAGAGGAGCTCCAggctggtggagaaggagctgaggaggaggccgcAGGAGGAGAGGACTCCACCCAAAATCACAGCTGCACGGCACGACCAGCGATTCCCCAGCAGGCTGCCGAGAGGAGCTGTGAACACGGCAGCATCAGCACTCTGCTACAGGCTGCTGCCGGCCCCAGCTCAGTCCCAGCTAACTGaaggtgaggagctgctgcagctattGTAGAACCACTCAGACTATCTGGCACAGAGACTTGGTTACTCACCACAGAGCATAGTGGTGCAGTCCACCAGGCTGTGGATCCAGGCTGTGGCGGCGTAGTCGGCTCCAAACTGAGCCTGGAACTCAACGAAGAAGATGGAGATGCACCTGGAGACACATGGGAGGTAAAACAGGTCACTGGTTAGTGGTTTGTGGTCGTCgggaagcaccagtcgctggttagtggttaatGGTCGTCgggaagcaccagtcgctggttagtggttagtggtcGTCGGGAAGCACCAGTTGCTGGTTAGTGGTTAATGGTCAtcaggaagcaccagtcgctggttagtggttagtggtcgtcgggaagcaccagtcgctggttagtggttagtggCCGTCGGaaagcaccagtcgctggttagtggttagtggtcgtcaggaagcaccagtcgctggttagtggtcgtcaagaagcaccagtcgctggttagtggttagtggtcgtcaggaagcaccagtcgctggttagtggtcgTCAAGAAGCACCAGTggctggttagtggttagtggtcATCaagaagcaccagtcgctggttagtggttaatggtcgtcaggaagcaccagtcgctggttagtggtcgtcaagaagcaccagtcgctggttagtggtcgtcgggaagcaccagtcgctggttagtggttagtggtcGTCGGGAAGCACCAGTTGCTGGTTAGTGGTTAATGGTCAtcaggaagcaccagtcgctggttagtggttagtggtcgtcaggaagcaccagtcgctggttagtggttaatggtcgtcaggaagcaccagtcgctggttagtggtcgtcaagaagcaccagtcgctggttagtggttagtggtcgtcaggaagcaccagtcgctggttagtggttaagggtcgtcaggaagcaccattcgctggttagtggttagtggtcgtcgggaagcaccagtcgctggttagtggttaatGGTCGTCgggaagcaccagtcgctggttagtggttagtggCCGTCGGaaagcaccagtcgctggttagtggttagtggtcgtcaggaagcaccagtcgctggttagtggtcgtcaagaagcaccagtcgctggttagtggttagtggtcgtcaggaagcaccagtcgctggttagtggtcgTCAAGAAGCACCAGTggctggttagtggttagtggtcATCaagaagcaccagtcgctggttagtggttaatggtcgtcaggaagcaccagtcgctggttagtggtcgtcaagaagcaccagtcgctggttagtggtcgtcgggaagcaccagtcgctggttagtggttagtggtcGTCGGGAAGCACCAGTTGCTGGTTAGTGGTTAATGGTCAtcaggaagcaccagtcgctggttagtggttagtggtcgtcaggaagcaccagtcgctggttagtggttaatggtcgtcaggaagcaccagtcgctggttagtggtcgtcaagaagcaccagtcgctggttagtggttagtggtcgtcaggaagcaccagtcgctggttagtggttaagggtcgtcaggaagcaccattcgctggttagtggttagtggtcgtcgggaagcaccagtcgctggttagtggttaatggtcgtcaggaagcaccagtcgctggttagtggttagtggtcgtcaggaagcaccagtcgctggttagtggttaagGGTCAtcaggaagcaccagtcgctggttagtggtcgtcaagaagcaccagtcgctggttagtggttagtggtcGTCAAGAAGCACCAGTTGCTGGTTAGTGATCGTCaagaagcaccagtcgctggttagtggttagtggtcgtcgggaagcaccagtcgctggttagtggttaatggtcgtcaggaagcaccagtcgctggttagtggttagtggtcAGTGGTCGTCGGGAAGCACCAttcgctggttagtggttagtggtcGTCGGGAAGCACCAttcgctggttagtggttagtggtcgtcaggaagcaccattcgctggttagtggttaatGGTGGTCGGGAAGCATCATTCGCTGGTTAGTGGTCAtcaggaagcaccagtcgctggttagtaGTCGTCAGAAGGCACCAGCGGCTGGTTAGTAGTCGTCGGGAAGCACCAGacgctggttagtggttagtggtcGTCGGGAAGCACCAGacgctggttagtggttagtggtcatcaggaagcaccagtcgctggttagtaGTCGTCgggaagcaccagtcgctggttagtaGTCGTCgggaagcaccagtcgctggttagtggttagtggtcATCGGGAAGCACCAGCTGCTGGTTAGTGGCCGTCGGaaagcaccagtcgctggttagtggtcatcaggaagcaccagtcgctTCCTGGTTTCCACCCAGAGCTGCTTCGATGCAGGTCAGGCGTCATCACAGAGGAATGTCCTCCGACAGGTTCTTAATCCTCGATGTGACccagtcacacactgacacattgcTGCCTGGTCGTCaagaagcaccagtcgctggttagtggtcgtcaagaagcaccagtcgctggttagtggttaggGGTCGTCgggaagcaccagtcgctggttagtggttagtggtcgtcgggaagcaccagtcgctggttagtggttaatGGTCATCgggaagcaccagtcgctggttagtggttagtgATCGTCAAGgagcaccagtcgctggttagtggttaagGGTCAtcaggaagcaccagtcgctggttagtggtcgTCAAGAAGCACCAGccgctggttagtggttagtggtcgtcaggaagcaccagtctctggttagtggttagtggtcGTCAATAAGCACCAGccgctggttagtggttagtggtcgtcaggaagcaccagtTGCTGGTTAGTGGTCGGGACCGTGTGCCCATTTGCTGTGATGTTATGTAACATAGACAAAAAGCTGGTCTGGGCTAAAGTTCCTCCTGTTATGTAACGTTTTTCTGTGAAAACCCTGACctttgacatttttaatgttGCAGCAGAAACAACCTGAACCTTTACTCAAACAGCCTCTGACCATCATCTACATCACAACATCAGGATTAAAAGTTATTTCTCTGTGGTGAGGACCAGCAGTGACACGTCGCTTTCAGTCCGGCTCCATTGGTGATGCCACTTCATTTCTGTAGTAGtgtgaatttattttaattggtgGGTCAAATCATTTGAAGGCAGAGATACAGAGTCACATCTCCTGCAGGAGAGTGTCAGCTGCGCGTGGATCCCAGAATTTGTGTCTCTCAGTCAGGTGTCAGGAATTCAGGCCAGCTCAGGGCTGGGAGAGGGTTTAACCCTTTATTCTCCGTCAGCCGACGGCTACTTG of Betta splendens chromosome 19, fBetSpl5.4, whole genome shotgun sequence contains these proteins:
- the slc16a12b gene encoding monocarboxylate transporter 12-B, producing the protein MAEGKRKRNRASPPDGGWGWVIVGCCFMVTVCTRAVTRCISIFFVEFQAQFGADYAATAWIHSLVDCTTMLCAPLGSLLGNRWSCRAAVILGGVLSSCGLLLSSFSTSLELLYFSLGILTGLGFALCYTPAIATVGCYFQQKKALAYGIAMSGSGIGTFVLAPAVQELIELYTWRGALLVLSAMVSNLCVCGALLRPLQLTENGEEGGESAGEDRCGVGSSKDAELGALPSAQRRGLSSYCLSSKEYRFLLLPDFLGLAVSILLLASGCSLPFVYLVPYALSADVSHQQAAFLMSILGIVDIVGNVTFGWLTDRRWLKPYRLACYVFAVAMDGLCCLFTPLLQSFPLLVPFSILYGYFDGAYVALIPVVTSDIVGATYLSSALGVVFFLHAIPYLISPPVGGWLVDVTGTYTATFFLSGVAMLASALVLSTIAGFRRCHRQRSAVTMEAELKPFNKQVLGPAVVS